The Sulfurospirillum diekertiae genomic sequence TCACCCGGATTTTTCGTGATCTTGATCGTAATCTCATCACTTAAAACAAGCGTACCTCCCGTAACCGAGTTGCGATCCCCTCCTGATTCACGAATGACGGGAGCTGACTCGCCGGTGATGGCACTCTCATCAATGCTCGCAATGCCTTTGATGACCTCACCGTCGCTTGGAATCACTTCACCCGCACTGACAACGACGACATCACCCACCCTAAGGCTCTGCGAGCTCACTTTTGAAAGACTACCATCCTCATTTAACTTATTGGCACTGCTACTTTTTTTGCCTGAACGTAACGCACTCGCTTGTGCTTTGCCTCTGCCTTCGGCTAATGCTTCTGCAAAGTTGGCAAAAAGGACGGTAAAAAAGAGCCATGCAAAGACCCAAAATTCAAATCCAAAAAGAGAGATAACTCCTTGACTACTCTCATAAAGCCATATAAAGCCCGTAATGAATGTACCCAAATAGACCACAAAAATGATCGGATTTTTGAGCTGCTCTTTGGGAGTTAATTTTGCAATACTCCCTTTGAATGCGTCTTTAATAATCGCTTGGTTGTAGCTAGAATTATTTCGTTTTTTCATACTCATTCCTTAAAAAGAGATGTGTTCAAGCATCATCAAATGCTCAATCACAGGGCCAAGTGCCAGTGAAGGGAAAAACGTGAGCGCTCCCGTTAACACAATGGTTGCCACCAAAAGGGTGATGAAAAGCGCACTTTGGGTATTGAGTGTGCCTTTACCAAAGGGAACGACTTTCTTTCGTGCCAAGCTTCCCGCAATCGCTAACATGGGGATAATCACACCAAAACGTCCCACAAACATACACAAGGCAAGTGCGTAGTTATAGTAAAGTGTATTGCCACTGAGTCCTGCAAAAGCACTGCCATTGTTTGCACTCGCCGAACTAAAGGCATAAAGAACTTGAGAAAGCCCATGCGGTCCAGGGTTGGAGATGGAGCTGGTGGCATCGGGGATTAAAAGTGATAAGCCCGTAAAAAGAAGGATGCATAAGCCTGGAAGCAATACAGCTATGACGGTATAAGTCATCTCTTTGGCTTCAATCTTTTTGCCCATGTACTCAGGTGTACGGCCTATCATCAGTCCTGCGATAAACACACTTAAAATGACATACGCCATCATGCCGTAAAACCCTGCGCCCACACCGCCGATGACGATCTCACCGAGCATCATCTGCACCATAGTCACCATACCTGCAAGCGGAGTGAGACTATCGTGCATACCATTGACCGCACCGCACGATGCTGCCGTTGTAGCTACTGAAAAAAGTGAGGTTGAGGCAATGCCAAAACGCACCTCTTTGCCTTCCATCGCACTCTCCCCTACAATGCCTGAAATTTCAGGATTGCCAAATTTTTCAGACACATAATGAGAACCTAACATCAACACAAAAAGGACAACCATCGCGATCAGGATAGAACGTCCCTCACCGCTTTTTTGGCTCATTTTTCCATAGACAAAAAGCAATGAAATGGGCAAGAAGAGGATGGAAAAAACCTGCACAAAGTTAGAAAGTGGGGTCGGGTTTTCAAAAGGATGCGCGGAGTTTGCATTGAAGAAACCTCCACCATTCGTTCCTAACATCTTAATCGCCTCTTGTGAAGCCACAGGCCCCATCGGAATGCTCTGATGTGCCCCTTCTAATGTCACTGCGCTGACATAAGGAGCGAAGTTTTGAATGACACCTTGTGATATCAAAAAGAGCGCATACACCAAAGAGAGCGGGAGTAAAACATAGAGTGTTACGCGCACCATATCCGCCCAGAAATTGCCGATAGACTCGCTCTCTTTAGAGATAATACCTCGCATAAAAGCTACGGCTACCGCAATACCGGTTGAAGCGGAGAGAAAATTTTGCACGCTTAAGACAAACATTTGAGAGAAATAGCTCATCGTACTCTCACCACTGTAATTTTGCCAGTTGGTATTGGTCACAAAACTCACTGCCGTATTAAAGGCTAACTCGAAGGGCAAAGCGGGTAAGCCTTGTGGATTGAGTGGCAAAAGATGTTGTGACAAAAGCACCACCAACACAAGTACGATGCCCGCACCATTAAAGAGCATCAGTGCCAAAGCGTACTTTTTCCAGTTCATCTCAAGCTGAGGATTGATGCCACACAAGCGATAAAGACTATTTTCTACCGGTGCAAGAATAAGTGTTAAAACGTTTTTCTCACCCACCAACACTTTGGTAAAAAACCCACTGTATGCTTTCGCCGCTCCTATGAGCAAAATTAAAAAGCCTATAAAAAGGGTTATATCTGCAACCATTGTTTTCCTTTTTTGTCATTTAGGAAAGTATAGAGCAGATAAAAGCGGGGAAATATCTTGATTTTGGGTTAAAAGATAAGGATTTTGTTAGGATGTAAAAGAAAAAGTGCATGACTTCCTCTTTTACATGTAAAGATTTCTAATTACGTCTTTTATACTCATCATACCCAAACTGGCTCGTCACTTCGTAGCGTCCATCTTTGTGAAGCACGGCTAAATCAGGTAGTTTTACGCCATTAAAGGTGGTGTTTTTAACAATCGTGTAATGGATCATATCTTCAAAGATGAGCTTATCACCAATCTTCAGTGGCACGTCAAAACTGTAGTCCCCCATGATGTCGCCGGCTAAGCACGTCGGCCCTCCAAGGCGGTATACATAAGGTTTTTCACCTACTTCACCTGCACCTCGAATCGCGGCACGATAAGGCATCGCAAGCGTGTCTGGCATATGCGCTTCTGCGGAGATGTCGAGAATGGCGATGTCCATGCCGTTGTGAACGATGTCAAGCACACTTGCCACCAAAGGGCCTGTTTGCCAGCCCACGGCTTCACCCGGTTCTAAATAGACTTTGATATTATTGTATTTGGCTCTAAAATCCTTGATAAGGGAGATGAGTTTTTCCACATCATAGCCCTCACGCGTGATGTGATGCCCTCCTCCAAAATTGACCCATTTCATACGAGGAATCAAATCACCAAATCGTTCCTCAAACCCTTTCAAAACCGCTTCAAGTGCAGATGCATCTTGTTCGCAAAGGGCGTGAAAATGAAGCCCTTCAATGCCTTCAAGTTTGTCATACTGCATATTTTCTTTGGTGATGCCCAAGCGACTGTAAAGACCACAAGGGTTGTAAAGATCGACAGGGCTGGAAGAGACTTCAGGGTTAAGACGCAAGCCACAACTTGTTTTGCCAATCGCTTTTACTTTGTATTTTTCCCATTGATTGAACGAGTTAAAAATAAGATGATCACTTAAAGCAATCACTTCATCGATATCTTCTTCTTTATAGGCAGGTGAATAGGTATGAATCGTACCTTTAAAATACTCCTTCGCAAATTTAGCTTCGTGAAGTCCACTGCAAGTACAGCCACTCAAATAGCGATCGACCAAAGGAGCAAGTGCTTTAAATGCAAAGCCTTTAAGAGCGAGTAAAACGGTAGCACCTGAACGTTTGGCAACCTCTTCTAAAAGAGTCAAGTTTTGCTCTAATAACTGCTCTTCACACACATACACCGGTGTTTTAATCTCATGTAAAATAGTTTCGATACGACTTATTTTTAACATACATTTCTCCCAAAATTACACATGAAATGTAACATTTTTTGCCTTAATGGAAAAAACACCTAGAAATATCATCATTTTGTATCATAATACCGATACTATAATAGTGATATTCCACCCAAGGATAAGATATGCATAATCTAAGCATTAAAATAAAAGCGCTCTTGTTATTTACACTAACGATTTTTTTTGTTGCTGGAGCTTCTTTGCTCGTTATGGCCTATAAATCAAATGAACTTAGAAAAGCACAAACAAAAGATACTGAAGAGCTTATTTTAGATCTCAGCAAAAATGAGCTGAAAGCGTATACACGTATGGCTGAAAATGCCATTAGCACCTTTTACGAAGCTTCTTCTTCCGAAGCAAACATCGCACAAAATATTAAATCAGACGCTATGAGTTTGAAAAAAACCTTGGATGATGTTTATCAAAACAATAAAGATAAACTCTCCAGTGCAGAGCTTAGAACCATGCTTTTAAGCCTCATCAATGGGTATCGCTATAACAACGACATTGGCTACTTTTATGCCTATTCAACCGAGGGTATTAATGTGGTACATCCTATCAACAAAGCGCTTGTCGGTAAAAATCTCATGGATATGAAAGATAAAGAAGGAAACTTCGTCATTAAAGATCTTATTAAAGCTGCCAAAGAGGGAACAGGCGTCACGCGTTTTATTTGGCCACATCCTGTCACCAAAGTGGATGAGCCAAAGCTCTCTTACAACTTTTACTATGAACCACTTGATTTGGTGATTGGCACAGGCGATTATGCGTCCAGTATTAAGGAACGCTACCAAAATGAAGCCATTAAGGTTTTAGAAAAACTCCGCTATGCAGACGATGGTTATTTTTATGCCATCAAAAAAACAGATAAAGGGTATGCCTATGCCTTTCATGCAACAAATCCTTCGCAAAAAAACAAAGAGTTTAAACTAGGCATCAAAGACTCTCACGGCAATATGTACCGTGATGAAATCGTTCAAAATGTAGCCAAGAATATGGAGGAAGGTACGTTTGTACCGTACTATTTTGAACATCCTAAAACCAAACAAGATGCTCCAAAAATTGCCTATGCCAAGTATTTTAAAGCGTGGGATTGGATTATAGTTTCAGGTCTTTACACAGACTCCATTGAAGCATACACGGCGACACAGGACAAAAAAGTCAACTCCAACATCAATGCTATGCTGATTGGAACGATTGTATCAGGTGCTATTGTGGCACTTTTAGCTATTTTTGCCATTTATTTTCTTATTACTGGCCTTATTGCAACACCTTTGCTCAATCTCCAAGCAACAGCCCATAACCTTGCAGAAGGAGATGGCGATCTTACCAAACAGTTAGACATCAAACACCATGATGAAATTGGTGGTGCAGCCAAAGAGATCAACAATTTCATTGAAAAAGTGCGTGCAACCATCGCCCTTGCCAAGGATACCAGCAGCGAAAATGCTTCAATCGCACACGAGCTTTCTGTCACAACCTTGCAAGTCGGTAAACGTGTCGAGGACTCAACCAATATCATCAATCAAACAACGCAGATGTCTACTATCATTAAAAAAGAGATCAGTGTGTCAGTGGAAGAAGCAAAAGCCTCTAAAGAAGAGGTCATCAAAGCGAACCAAGAACTGAAAACAGCTCGAGGATTTGTCCAACAGTTAGGGGAACGTGTTCAAAACAGCGCCCACACGGAGATGGAACTCGCACAAAAAATTCAACAGCTTAGTTCCGACGCCGATCAAGTGAAAAATGTTCTAACGGTCATTAGTGATATCGCCGATCAAACCAACCTTTTAGCACTCAATGCCGCAATCGAAGCTGCGCGCGCAGGGGAACATGGAAGAGGCTTTGCCGTTGTTGCTGATGAAGTACGCACTTTGGCAGAACGTACTCAAAAAAGTCTAGTGGAGATCAATGCCACCATTAATATCATTGTTCAAGCCATCATGGATAGCAGTGACCAAATGAATAAAAACTCTAAAGAGGTACAAGAGCTCTCTGTGATTGCGGAAGATGTGGGTAAAAAAATCAACATAACCGTTGATATGATGAACCTTGCGACCAACTTGAACGACAAAACCGTCACCGATTATATTAAAACGGGGGCAAAAATAGAAGAAATCGTCTCTAAAATTGAAGAGATCAACACACTCTCAACCCAAAATACGAGAAGCGTCGAAGAGATCGCGGGTGCAAGTGAGCATCTTAACTCATTGACTGAAAAACTCAATGCCATTTTGAATAAATTTAGAACTTGAGAAGAGGTCTCTTTTGAGACTTCTTATTCCCCCGCTTTTCTAGCGATCGAATCCATAATACATGTTGGTAAAATGCGTTTTAATATGGTAAAAAGCTTAGTAGGGAACGTAACGGGGTAGCGAAATTTTGGTTTTGCAGACTCCATCGCTTCAACCAAGACTTTTAAGACCGCCTCAGCGCCTAAGGTAAAAGCACTGTCACCATTTTTTTGAAGGCGCCCAAGTGTTTTTTCATAAATTGCTTTGTGTGCGGAGCGCTCTTGGTCAATGTTGGCAAGAAACTTTGCCAGTGCATTTTTACGAAAATTGCTGCGAATTGGACCTGGCTCAATCAAAACAACGTCAACGCCACTGCCATGAAGTTCCAGTCTCAGCGTATCGGCTAGTCCTTCAATCGCAAATTTTGAAGCGTTGTATGCACCTCGGTAACTCATCGCCACAAATCCTAAAATAGAGCTGTTGAAAATAATCCGTCCATGCCCTTGTTTTCGCATATAAGGAAGCACTAAATTCGTAAGCTCAACGGTTCCA encodes the following:
- a CDS encoding SDR family NAD(P)-dependent oxidoreductase, producing the protein MKTQTILITGCSSGIGYTCAHGLKKLGYTVFATCRKDEDVKRLQAEGLNTCKLDLCDSSSLHVALAWMLSQTGGRIDILFNNASFGQPGAVEDLKRDVLREQFETNVFGTVELTNLVLPYMRKQGHGRIIFNSSILGFVAMSYRGAYNASKFAIEGLADTLRLELHGSGVDVVLIEPGPIRSNFRKNALAKFLANIDQERSAHKAIYEKTLGRLQKNGDSAFTLGAEAVLKVLVEAMESAKPKFRYPVTFPTKLFTILKRILPTCIMDSIARKAGE
- the kdpA gene encoding potassium-transporting ATPase subunit KdpA — encoded protein: MVADITLFIGFLILLIGAAKAYSGFFTKVLVGEKNVLTLILAPVENSLYRLCGINPQLEMNWKKYALALMLFNGAGIVLVLVVLLSQHLLPLNPQGLPALPFELAFNTAVSFVTNTNWQNYSGESTMSYFSQMFVLSVQNFLSASTGIAVAVAFMRGIISKESESIGNFWADMVRVTLYVLLPLSLVYALFLISQGVIQNFAPYVSAVTLEGAHQSIPMGPVASQEAIKMLGTNGGGFFNANSAHPFENPTPLSNFVQVFSILFLPISLLFVYGKMSQKSGEGRSILIAMVVLFVLMLGSHYVSEKFGNPEISGIVGESAMEGKEVRFGIASTSLFSVATTAASCGAVNGMHDSLTPLAGMVTMVQMMLGEIVIGGVGAGFYGMMAYVILSVFIAGLMIGRTPEYMGKKIEAKEMTYTVIAVLLPGLCILLFTGLSLLIPDATSSISNPGPHGLSQVLYAFSSASANNGSAFAGLSGNTLYYNYALALCMFVGRFGVIIPMLAIAGSLARKKVVPFGKGTLNTQSALFITLLVATIVLTGALTFFPSLALGPVIEHLMMLEHISF
- the nspC gene encoding carboxynorspermidine decarboxylase, yielding MLKISRIETILHEIKTPVYVCEEQLLEQNLTLLEEVAKRSGATVLLALKGFAFKALAPLVDRYLSGCTCSGLHEAKFAKEYFKGTIHTYSPAYKEEDIDEVIALSDHLIFNSFNQWEKYKVKAIGKTSCGLRLNPEVSSSPVDLYNPCGLYSRLGITKENMQYDKLEGIEGLHFHALCEQDASALEAVLKGFEERFGDLIPRMKWVNFGGGHHITREGYDVEKLISLIKDFRAKYNNIKVYLEPGEAVGWQTGPLVASVLDIVHNGMDIAILDISAEAHMPDTLAMPYRAAIRGAGEVGEKPYVYRLGGPTCLAGDIMGDYSFDVPLKIGDKLIFEDMIHYTIVKNTTFNGVKLPDLAVLHKDGRYEVTSQFGYDEYKRRN